Proteins encoded in a region of the Clostridium beijerinckii genome:
- a CDS encoding kinase — MAKLIILRGNSGSGKTTTGKALQRKFGHDTMLISQDVVRRDILFAKDGPNPKAGELIFELSLYGKNHCNIVILEGILNSKWYKKLFQDLSDGFNNQIFAYYFDIPFEETLNRHKQKSNSHEFGDKEMREWWNEKDLSDVISEVCLHEELSLNEIVDIIYQDVIK; from the coding sequence GTGGCGAAGTTAATAATTCTAAGAGGCAATTCTGGAAGTGGTAAGACTACTACAGGAAAAGCTTTGCAGAGAAAATTTGGACACGACACAATGCTAATTTCGCAAGATGTTGTTAGAAGGGACATCCTATTTGCAAAAGATGGACCCAATCCCAAAGCAGGTGAATTAATATTTGAACTTTCATTATACGGCAAGAATCATTGTAATATAGTAATTTTAGAAGGAATTTTAAATTCAAAGTGGTATAAAAAATTATTTCAAGATTTATCAGATGGATTTAATAATCAAATCTTTGCATATTATTTTGACATACCATTTGAGGAAACTTTAAATCGTCATAAGCAAAAGTCCAATTCACATGAATTTGGAGATAAAGAAATGAGAGAATGGTGGAACGAAAAAGATTTATCAGATGTTATTTCAGAAGTATGCTTACATGAAGAATTAAGCCTAAATGAAATAGTGGATATAATCTACCAAGATGTTATAAAGTAA
- a CDS encoding HAD family hydrolase, which yields MIFFDIDDTLLDHKSSELLGVESFYEEYKHYFKLGKEMFYKLWCQISDKYFNSYLKREMTFEQQRIERMKSLFRYSNIKLGDEDANIKFKKYLINYEKNWKSYNDVVPCLKYLSRKYELGIISNGDLNQQLLKLEKMNIKQYFTNILTAGEVGISKPNIQLFNIACNRANRQPQECCYIGDNLYTDIIPCERIGMNGIWLNRRGETIIVNNIKTISNLNDLKSIFNKKI from the coding sequence ATGATTTTCTTTGATATAGATGATACATTATTAGATCATAAAAGTTCTGAATTACTTGGTGTAGAATCATTTTATGAGGAGTATAAGCATTACTTTAAGCTTGGAAAAGAAATGTTTTACAAACTTTGGTGTCAGATATCAGATAAATATTTCAATAGTTACCTTAAAAGAGAGATGACATTTGAACAACAACGTATTGAAAGGATGAAGTCTCTATTTAGATATTCAAATATTAAACTTGGAGATGAGGATGCTAATATCAAATTTAAGAAATACTTAATTAACTACGAAAAAAATTGGAAGTCATATAACGATGTAGTTCCTTGTCTAAAGTATTTATCAAGAAAATATGAGCTTGGAATTATTAGTAATGGAGATCTTAATCAACAATTATTAAAGTTAGAAAAAATGAATATTAAACAATATTTTACCAATATTTTGACGGCAGGAGAAGTTGGAATTTCAAAACCAAATATACAACTATTTAATATTGCTTGTAATAGAGCTAATAGGCAACCACAAGAATGCTGCTATATTGGTGATAATTTGTATACAGATATTATTCCTTGCGAAAGAATTGGTATGAATGGTATTTGGTTAAATCGGAGGGGAGAAACAATTATTGTTAATAATATAAAGACTATTTCTAATTTAAATGATTTAAAAAGCATTTTTAATAAAAAGATTTAA
- a CDS encoding cupin domain-containing protein: MEDFPEFMKIERNKIPSEQQNTRDIEGYYFEEKDGSQMAFWTYYSDRESKEQTHEFDEYTVCVSGQYIEIVNGIEHVLNPGDEILMPKGTPHYGKCIAGTRTIHAFGGKRIQKD, from the coding sequence ATGGAAGATTTTCCTGAGTTTATGAAAATAGAAAGGAATAAAATCCCATCGGAACAGCAGAATACGAGAGATATTGAAGGGTATTATTTTGAGGAAAAAGACGGTAGCCAAATGGCATTCTGGACATACTATTCTGACAGAGAATCGAAGGAACAAACACATGAATTTGATGAATATACGGTTTGCGTTTCAGGACAATATATAGAAATAGTTAATGGTATAGAACATGTTTTAAATCCTGGCGATGAGATTTTAATGCCTAAGGGAACACCACATTACGGCAAATGTATTGCAGGAACTAGGACAATTCATGCATTCGGTGGAAAGAGAATTCAAAAAGATTGA
- a CDS encoding homocysteine S-methyltransferase family protein, protein MDFQTCFDKSSSILMEGALGERLKREFNIRFDDKVAMAGLIYDYDSRQAMCSIYKEYLKTAEKYEFPFIVTTPTRRANKNRVLESEFTEKIIEDNVRLLQKIKSNAKIDMFVGGLMGCKGDAYKASDVLSIDDAKEFHSWQANLFKESGVDFLFAGIMPALSEATGMAKAMESTELPYIISFMIRDDGRLIDGTTINDAILHIDNATIKKPICYMVNCVHPAILKKSLSYSFNKTKLVKERFHGIQANTSPLSSEELDNSTDLKFSDSASLADDMMDLYKYFVPKILGGCCGTDNTHIEEIAKRLKCKKV, encoded by the coding sequence ATGGACTTTCAAACTTGCTTTGATAAATCTTCGTCTATTTTAATGGAGGGAGCTTTAGGAGAGAGATTAAAAAGAGAATTTAATATTAGATTTGATGATAAGGTTGCGATGGCTGGTTTAATTTATGATTATGATTCAAGACAAGCCATGTGCAGTATTTATAAGGAATATCTGAAAACTGCTGAAAAATATGAATTTCCCTTTATTGTAACAACACCAACAAGAAGAGCCAATAAAAATCGTGTCTTAGAATCTGAATTTACTGAAAAAATAATAGAAGATAACGTGAGATTACTACAAAAAATAAAAAGTAATGCAAAGATAGATATGTTTGTAGGAGGTTTAATGGGATGCAAGGGAGATGCATATAAAGCTAGTGATGTCTTATCAATAGATGACGCAAAGGAATTCCATTCGTGGCAGGCAAATTTATTTAAAGAATCGGGAGTAGATTTTCTATTTGCAGGTATTATGCCTGCGTTGTCTGAAGCTACTGGAATGGCAAAGGCTATGGAAAGTACGGAATTGCCATATATAATTAGTTTTATGATTAGGGATGATGGGCGACTAATAGATGGAACTACCATTAATGATGCAATTTTACATATAGATAATGCTACAATTAAAAAGCCGATTTGCTATATGGTAAACTGTGTTCATCCAGCAATATTAAAAAAATCTTTATCTTATTCTTTCAATAAAACAAAATTAGTTAAAGAAAGATTTCATGGAATACAAGCAAACACTTCGCCATTATCCTCAGAAGAATTAGATAATTCTACTGATTTGAAATTTTCTGATAGTGCTAGTCTTGCTGATGATATGATGGATTTATATAAATATTTTGTTCCTAAAATTTTAGGAGGTTGTTGTGGAACTGATAATACTCATATAGAAGAAATAGCGAAAAGGTTAAAGTGTAAAAAAGTATGA
- a CDS encoding TIGR04076 family protein: MKKWYDEEYEWEIEVTGFLRSDHTERYCRNGEEVGDKYTCTYGCPVNNDGQGICSKVMMIMFPIMEAVRSGGDLENIGGDSKYTKDVICPDGCVIFKMTAKKLENENFYKGKFFD; encoded by the coding sequence ATGAAAAAATGGTATGATGAAGAGTACGAATGGGAAATTGAGGTGACAGGATTTCTTCGAAGTGACCACACAGAAAGGTATTGCCGAAACGGCGAGGAAGTTGGTGATAAGTATACTTGCACCTATGGTTGTCCTGTAAATAATGATGGACAAGGTATATGTTCAAAAGTAATGATGATTATGTTTCCAATCATGGAGGCTGTCAGAAGTGGTGGGGATTTAGAGAATATTGGTGGAGATAGTAAGTATACTAAAGATGTTATATGTCCAGATGGCTGCGTTATATTTAAAATGACGGCGAAGAAACTTGAAAATGAGAATTTTTATAAAGGGAAGTTTTTCGATTAG
- a CDS encoding cytidine deaminase family protein has product MEQIWEKLYKEAMNVINPHEISSTMRVGSVASAVLTKKGSIYTGICIDTNSSLGMCAERNALSTMLTNGENEVDKVVSVYKDGKVIPSCGACREFMMHLGKDSDNIEILLDNQGRSIKLIDLLPEYPRYK; this is encoded by the coding sequence ATGGAACAAATATGGGAAAAGCTTTATAAAGAAGCCATGAATGTAATAAATCCACATGAAATTTCAAGTACTATGCGGGTTGGAAGCGTTGCTTCAGCTGTGCTAACAAAAAAAGGAAGTATTTATACAGGGATTTGTATCGATACAAATAGTTCATTAGGGATGTGCGCCGAGAGAAATGCTTTATCAACAATGCTCACAAATGGAGAAAATGAAGTAGATAAAGTCGTTTCTGTTTATAAGGATGGTAAAGTTATACCTTCTTGTGGTGCATGCAGAGAATTTATGATGCATCTTGGAAAAGATTCAGATAACATTGAAATATTACTTGATAATCAAGGAAGGTCAATCAAGCTAATTGACTTACTGCCAGAATATCCAAGATATAAATAG
- a CDS encoding bleomycin resistance protein, protein MKFNALIPELSVSNIEYTKQFYISILGFKLEYERVTEKFIFLSYGESQFMFEEIHLDGWIVDILEYPLGRGINFSIACSDVEKLYEVVKSNQIKIYRELKETTYLCDGEEHIQKEFLIQDPDGYLLRFTD, encoded by the coding sequence ATGAAATTTAATGCATTAATACCGGAATTATCAGTATCTAATATTGAGTATACAAAACAGTTTTATATATCAATTTTAGGGTTCAAATTAGAATATGAAAGAGTAACTGAAAAATTCATATTCTTATCTTATGGTGAAAGTCAATTTATGTTTGAAGAAATTCATTTAGACGGATGGATTGTTGATATTTTAGAATACCCACTAGGCAGAGGAATAAATTTCTCCATAGCTTGTAGTGATGTTGAAAAATTATACGAGGTCGTTAAAAGTAACCAAATCAAAATTTATAGGGAATTAAAAGAAACAACATATCTTTGTGATGGAGAAGAGCACATTCAGAAAGAGTTTCTTATACAAGATCCAGATGGTTATTTGTTGAGATTTACAGATTAA